The stretch of DNA TTTCGGGGTTCATCGGAGGGATTGTGTTCCCTGCGTATGCGGTCCAGTATTCCGTTGACGAAGGCGCCCGAATCGTCGGTGGAGTAGTTTTTGGCAAGTTCTATGGCCTCGTCTATGACGGCCAGGGGCGGGGTTTCGGAGCGGAGCAGCTCGTATACCGCCATGCGCAGTATGGCGCGGTCCACGGCGGGCATGCGGCTGATGCGCCAGTTTTCGGCTGCTTTTTCTATGACGGCGTCCAGCTCCGGCAGCGAGGACAGCACGCCCTCCGAGAGCGTTTTGCCGAACTCAAGCGTTTTCGCATCTTTGACCGCCGGAGAATCCGACAGCGAAGCCGGCAGGTCCGGCTGCGGAAGGCCGCAGTCGGCAAGATACAGAGACTGAAGACAGTACTCGCGGGCAAGCCGCCTGGTTCCCATGTGTAAATTCTACAATAAACGCGCCGTTTTGACATGCCCGCCGCCCAGGACCCATATTGGTGTCCCCCGAAGAACGCGCCACATTTAACCTGAAAGTTTCAGGTTTATGCCATGCCGGGCGGGATTGTGTTTTTCATTATCATTCCGGCGGCGATATACTGAACAGCCTTGCCGACAGTGTAGGAATGCCGTCCGGCGGCCAGTTTTTCCAGGAGCAGCTCGCGCGCCGCAGCCAGATTCTCTCCCAGCGTAACCAGCGGCGGCTCCTCTGCGGTATCGGGCCAGTATTGACCAAGCCCCGCCGCCGCAAGCAACCCGCTGCAAAGACAAACCCTTCCCTTGGTATTGCGCAGGTTGCCGCCTTTGCGGATGAAAGCGTTTATGTCTTCCGCGGGACAGCGGAAACCGATGTTTCCCTGAGGCGTAAGATACGTGGATTGCAGACACCCCACATCACAGCGGCGGTGGCGTGATTCGTAAACGGATTTTTCGGACAATGTTCCCGCAAGTTGCGCGATTTTGAACGGGAACCCGCTTGGCGAAGCAAGCGCGTCCGTTCTGACTTTAAGCAATCCCGCCGCAAGAAGCTCCAGAGCCGCCGTGCGGACGCCTTCAGTCAGCCCGGATTGAGCCGATAGCGCTGCCACCGTGCCGAACTGCACTCCGGTCGCGCCCATTTCAAGCGCCTGCCGCAATCCCTGCGGGCTGCCGAATGCTCCTGCCAGCCAGAACGGCAGGCCGAGTCCGGCTATGGCGGCGATATCTATAGTGTCTTCTTTGGTGTAAACGACCGTAGGTTCGCCGGATGCGTCAAAGGTTTTTTTGCTGGGCGGCGCGTTATGCCCGCCGGCTACCGAGCCTTCCACGATAAAGCCGTGAGGCCGGGTTTGCGGATTTGCCGCAAGCAGCGATGCCAGCGCATAGGAAGAAACTATCGCAAGGAACTTCGGTTTGGGGAGCGGCGCCGCCGCGCCGCGCAACGCGCGGGGGGATATGTGAAGCGCGAATTCGCCGTCCGCCGGGGTGGTTCCGTAAACGCGCATGGACAGCGCGGCATCCTCATGCCGGGACAATTTGTCTATCAGTTCCGGAATCTCAGCCGGGCTGCCCGCGCCTATCGCCACATAATCCACACCGGCCAGAATCGCGCCGTAAAGCCCCCACGGCAGAGGACGCTCCGCTTTGCGCAGGTAATTTATTCCCACAAGCCCGTCATGGCCTTCTTTGGCGAGCCAGACTTCCGCGAAATTGGCCGCTACCGTCAGCGTCTGATATTCGCGGCCCGGTTCCCATAATGAAACATTGCCCTGCCCGCCGCACCGGTTTAGTCCGGCGGCAGGCGCGGCTTTGAACGGCGCATCCGCCGCTTTTCCGCCTTCGATAAAATATGTCTGCACCAGGCGGCGCAGCGGCTCCGCGAATGACGGAACGCGTTGCGCCAGCTCAGCGAACGCGCGGCGGACATGCCCGCCCTTGTCGCCTAGTTGCAGCAGGCGGACATAGACAACTTCAAGCGCGGTGCCGGAAACTATCCCCATGCCCCCCAGCAATGACACTATCCTGCACATGCGCCAGTTGGAAACCCATATCCCCATGCCGCCGGAGATAAGCGCGGGCTCGCTATTTTGAACACGGGGATGGGTGTGGTGCAACTGTTGGTCGGGCATTATAGAACTCACTTTGCGGGATATAAAAACCCATCCTCCGGAGGGACGGGCAGACATAAAAGCGCCATCCCTTCCCGAGAAGGATATTCCCGCGCCGAAGCGGGAGCGGAAGATATGCCGGACTTGTCGCTTTGCAGCGATCTACCGTTGCGGGCATCTGCCGATTTGCACGGCATTCCTATCTTCCGGCATCCTTAGTCTAGCTTTTGACAAATGGACTGTCAAATTTTTCGTGAATGCACAACAGCGCCCATTTTCCCCACGATGCCATATTTTGCTGTCCCGTATTGCCGGAAACAACCGCGCGAATAAAGAAACAAATGTCAAAAATAACGGCGCCCCTCATTGAACGAAACACACGAAAAGGCTCTGGAACAAGGCGGGAACAACTACCGGAAACTTTTTTTGTTCCCTTTTCGTGTGTTTCGTGGTTTGATGCCGTTTTCACTGCCGTTTGCCAATACCCCCCAGCTTTTCAAAAAACGGGTGGTGTTGTGGTGAATGTTCTCGCAACCAACTGCGGAAAATGGGTATAGTGAGACATGAAATCACTCTTTATCGCCATGCTGCTGTCCGCTGTTCCGGCGGCGGCGCAGAATTATATATCCGCGGAAACCATCGGCCAGACCGCCGCCGCGCT from Elusimicrobiales bacterium encodes:
- the nusB gene encoding transcription antitermination factor NusB; the encoded protein is MGTRRLAREYCLQSLYLADCGLPQPDLPASLSDSPAVKDAKTLEFGKTLSEGVLSSLPELDAVIEKAAENWRISRMPAVDRAILRMAVYELLRSETPPLAVIDEAIELAKNYSTDDSGAFVNGILDRIRREHNPSDEPRKPD